In Mycolicibacterium phocaicum, one DNA window encodes the following:
- the gatB gene encoding Asp-tRNA(Asn)/Glu-tRNA(Gln) amidotransferase subunit GatB: MADADLLDYDDVLATYEPVMGMEVHVELSTETKMFCGCANRFGAEPNTLVCPVCLGLPGALPVVNEAAVESAIRIGLALNCDIAPWGRFARKNYFYPDQPKNYQISQYDEPIAVNGYLDVPLEDGTTWRVEIERAHMEEDTGKLTHLGSDTGRISGATTSLADFNRAGVPLVEIVTKPIEGAGERAPEIARAYVTALRDLLRGLDVSDVRMDQGSMRCDSNVSLKLKGAAEFGTRTETKNVNSLKSVEVAVRYEMRRQAAVLQSGGTITQETRHFHEDGHTTSGRSKETAEDYRYFPEPDLEPIAPSDELVERLRGTIPELPWLVRKRIQDDWGISDEVMRDLVNAGAVELVAATVEHGAYSEAARAWWGNFLTQKANEGEVTLDELAITPAQVAAVVKLVDDGKLSNKLARQVVEGVLAGEGEPEQVMNDRGLVVVRDDSLIQAAIDEALAAQPDIADKIRGGKVQAAGAIVGAVMKATKGQADAARVRELVIAACS; the protein is encoded by the coding sequence ATGGCTGACGCAGACCTTCTCGACTACGACGACGTCCTCGCGACGTACGAGCCCGTCATGGGCATGGAAGTCCATGTCGAGCTGTCCACCGAGACCAAGATGTTCTGTGGCTGTGCGAACCGGTTCGGTGCCGAGCCGAACACGCTGGTGTGCCCGGTGTGCCTCGGCCTGCCCGGTGCCCTGCCGGTGGTCAACGAAGCGGCCGTGGAGTCCGCGATCCGGATCGGGCTGGCGCTGAACTGCGACATCGCGCCGTGGGGCCGGTTCGCCCGGAAGAACTACTTCTACCCGGATCAGCCGAAGAACTACCAGATCAGCCAGTACGACGAGCCCATCGCCGTCAACGGCTACCTCGACGTGCCGCTGGAGGACGGCACCACCTGGCGCGTCGAGATCGAGCGCGCCCACATGGAGGAGGACACCGGCAAGTTGACCCACCTGGGTAGCGACACCGGCCGCATCTCGGGCGCCACCACCTCGCTGGCCGACTTCAACCGGGCTGGGGTGCCGCTCGTCGAGATCGTCACCAAGCCCATCGAGGGCGCGGGCGAACGCGCCCCGGAGATCGCCCGCGCCTACGTCACCGCGCTGCGGGACCTGTTGCGCGGCTTGGACGTTTCCGATGTCCGCATGGACCAGGGCTCGATGCGCTGCGACTCGAACGTCTCGCTCAAGCTTAAGGGCGCCGCGGAGTTCGGCACCCGCACCGAGACCAAGAACGTCAACTCGCTCAAGAGCGTCGAGGTGGCGGTCCGCTACGAGATGCGCCGGCAGGCCGCCGTGCTGCAGTCCGGCGGCACCATCACGCAGGAGACCCGGCACTTCCACGAGGACGGGCACACCACGTCCGGGCGCAGCAAGGAAACCGCCGAGGATTACCGCTACTTCCCGGAGCCGGACCTCGAGCCCATCGCGCCGTCGGACGAGCTGGTGGAGCGGCTGCGCGGCACCATCCCCGAGCTTCCGTGGTTGGTGCGCAAGCGGATTCAGGACGACTGGGGCATCTCTGACGAGGTCATGCGCGACCTCGTCAACGCCGGCGCGGTCGAGCTGGTGGCCGCGACCGTCGAGCACGGCGCGTACAGTGAGGCGGCCCGCGCCTGGTGGGGCAACTTCCTCACCCAGAAGGCCAACGAGGGCGAAGTAACACTCGACGAGCTGGCCATCACGCCGGCCCAGGTCGCCGCGGTGGTCAAGCTGGTCGACGACGGCAAGCTGTCCAACAAGCTGGCCCGCCAGGTCGTCGAGGGCGTGCTGGCCGGCGAGGGTGAGCCCGAGCAGGTGATGAACGACCGCGGACTGGTTGTGGTGCGCGATGATTCGCTCATCCAGGCGGCCATCGACGAGGCGCTCGCGGCGCAGCCGGACATCGCCGACAAGATCCGCGGTGGCAAGGTCCAGGCCGCGGGTGCGATCGTCGGCGCGGTGATGAAGGCGACCAAGGGGCAGGCCGACGCGGCACGCGTGCGCGAACTGGTGATCGCGGCCTGCAGCTAG
- a CDS encoding glycerophosphodiester phosphodiesterase family protein, which yields MLARIGALLTTFALTALPVASADSDAFDLQAHRGGRGETTEESLRAFTKAIELGVTTLELDIVIAKDGAPMVWHDPAIQPDKCADTGPAFAGDPQYPYVGKLVHDLTRAQLHTLDCGKLLSGFPAAEVVSGNKIATLDQVFALADAHHAAVRYNIETKIEADKPETSATPKQFVDVILGAVRSADKLDKVEIQSFDWRSLPLVRQQEPGIPLVALWDETTWVPNSAWTADVNPAVVTDPVAGAASVGANILSPGYSVPYGLTPKDPGFALVADRAFIDRAHARGLEVIPWTINDADTMRAQIAAGADGIITDYPSRLRAVESELGMPLPKAYR from the coding sequence ATGCTCGCACGCATCGGCGCCCTGCTGACCACCTTCGCGCTGACGGCGCTGCCCGTCGCCTCGGCCGATTCCGACGCCTTCGACCTGCAGGCGCACCGCGGCGGACGGGGCGAGACCACCGAGGAATCGCTGCGCGCGTTCACCAAGGCCATCGAACTCGGCGTCACCACACTGGAACTCGACATCGTCATCGCCAAGGACGGCGCGCCCATGGTGTGGCACGACCCGGCCATCCAGCCCGACAAGTGCGCCGACACCGGCCCCGCCTTCGCCGGCGACCCGCAATACCCCTATGTCGGCAAGCTCGTGCACGACCTCACGCGGGCCCAGCTGCACACACTGGACTGCGGCAAGCTGCTCAGCGGATTCCCGGCCGCCGAAGTGGTGAGCGGAAACAAGATCGCCACGCTCGATCAGGTCTTCGCGCTCGCGGACGCGCACCACGCCGCCGTCCGGTACAACATCGAGACCAAGATCGAAGCCGACAAGCCCGAAACCTCGGCCACGCCAAAGCAATTCGTCGACGTCATCCTCGGCGCCGTGCGGTCCGCCGACAAGCTCGACAAGGTCGAGATCCAGAGTTTCGACTGGCGCAGCCTGCCACTGGTCCGTCAGCAGGAGCCCGGTATCCCACTGGTGGCGCTGTGGGACGAGACGACGTGGGTGCCGAACTCGGCCTGGACGGCCGACGTGAACCCGGCGGTGGTCACCGACCCGGTCGCGGGAGCGGCGTCGGTCGGCGCGAACATCCTGTCCCCCGGCTACTCGGTCCCCTACGGGCTCACGCCGAAGGATCCGGGGTTCGCACTGGTCGCCGACCGGGCGTTCATCGACCGGGCACATGCGCGTGGGCTCGAGGTGATCCCGTGGACGATCAACGACGCCGACACCATGCGGGCGCAGATCGCGGCCGGCGCCGACGGCATCATCACCGACTACCCGAGCCGGCTGCGCGCGGTGGAGTCCGAGCTGGGCATGCCGCTGCCGAAGGCCTACCGCTAG